From the genome of Denticeps clupeoides chromosome 4, fDenClu1.1, whole genome shotgun sequence, one region includes:
- the LOC114788677 gene encoding uncharacterized protein LOC114788677 isoform X1 encodes MQNGTWTLLILMGFVLSVECSTFREKLAHGSRLTVELPTETESLEFVPADGSPGYTIWKRLQHSPSKGRLTGSIQNDHRWELPQVTFDDEGSYNVLNYWNKKSKSVLLFVQTAYKYIDRVAGEDLIIYLEGSRYQEANLFFSGEYGNLTLVRDGSPAAENNPDYDGRVKVRSSGIALSHVNVSDVGRYNLTDRRGRVVSITKMTLVDAHDFSAGRSLLSLLALLGIPVGICYCCKKRGNCCKKSSNCDRPVHNTSPSNTPTVPPPSYNDPSNTSGLNYTPVFTGDAGYPPQPAMPPGPNYTPVFTGDAGYPPQPAMPPGPGFNTGDNPIYPPVYPPTHPPQWTSDQYNPTSYTPMMTSNPTPASAVNIEMKSTLPADPLSVPQGQQALGPTSDPLQITNTPNQFQIDMGKNNFL; translated from the exons atgcaaaac GGAACATGGACCCTGCTGATCCTAATGGGATTCGTTCTTAGTGTGG AGTGTTCTACGTTTCGTGAGAAGTTGGCACATGGTAGTCGCCTGACAGTTGAGTTAccaacagaaacagaaagcCTGGAGTTCGTGCCTGCCGATGGATCCCCAGGTTACACCATATGGAAGCGTCTTCAACATTCACCATCTAAGGGAAGACTGACAGGAAGCATTCAGAATGATCATCGCTGGGAGCTTCCGCAGGTCACGTTTGATGACGAGGGATCTTACAATGTGCTGAATTACTGGAATAAGAAGAGCAAATCGGTTTTGTTGTTCGTCCAAA CTGCATATAAATACATCGATAGGGTGGCAGGAGAGGACCTCATAATCTATCTGGAAGGTAGCCGATATCAAGAAGCCAACTTGTTCTTCTCTGGAGAGTATGGGAATTTGACCCTTGTAAGGGACGGGAGCCCGGCAGCGGAGAACAATCCGGACTACGATGGGCGTGTGAAAGTGAGATCCAGTGGAATCGCCCTGTCACATGTCAACGTGTCTGATGTGGGTAGATACAACCTTACTGATAGGAGGGGACGAGTGGTTTCTATCACCAAGATGACACTAGTGG ATGCCCATGACTTCTCAGCTGGCAGGAGTTTGCTGAGCTTGCTTGCATTATTGGGTATTCCAGTTGGCATATGTTATTGCTGCAAGAAGAGGGGAAATTGTTGTAAGAAATCAAGCAACTGTGACAGACCTGTTCACAACACCAGCCCCTCTAATACCCCAACTGTGCCCCCTCCCTCCTACAATGATCCTTCTAATACCAGTGGCCTG AATTACACTCCAGTCTTTACAGGGGACGCTGGCTACCCACCTCAGCCTGCTATGCCTCCTGGCCCA AATTACACTCCAGTCTTTACGGGGGACGCTGGGTACCCACCTCAGCCTGCTATGCCTCCTGGTCCA GGTTTTAACACAGGTGATAACCCGATCTACCCACCTGTCTATCCACCCACACATCCTCCTCAGTGGACCAGTGATCAATACAATCCAACA AGCTACACCCCAATGATGACTTCTAACCCTACACCTGCCTCAGCCGTGAACATCGAGATGAAGAGCACATTGCCTGCAGACCCCCTTTCTGTGCCACAG GGACAACAGGCTTTAGGACCCACATCTGATCCCCTCCAGATCACTAATACTCCTAATCAGTTCCAGATTGATATGGGAAAAAACAACTTTCTTTAG
- the LOC114788677 gene encoding uncharacterized protein LOC114788677 isoform X2, whose product MQNGTWTLLILMGFVLSVECSTFREKLAHGSRLTVELPTETESLEFVPADGSPGYTIWKRLQHSPSKGRLTGSIQNDHRWELPQVTFDDEGSYNVLNYWNKKSKSVLLFVQTAYKYIDRVAGEDLIIYLEGSRYQEANLFFSGEYGNLTLVRDGSPAAENNPDYDGRVKVRSSGIALSHVNVSDVGRYNLTDRRGRVVSITKMTLVDAHDFSAGRSLLSLLALLGIPVGICYCCKKRGNCCKKSSNCDRPVHNTSPSNTPTVPPPSYNDPSNTSGLNYTPVFTGDAGYPPQPAMPPGPGFNTGDNPIYPPVYPPTHPPQWTSDQYNPTSYTPMMTSNPTPASAVNIEMKSTLPADPLSVPQGQQALGPTSDPLQITNTPNQFQIDMGKNNFL is encoded by the exons atgcaaaac GGAACATGGACCCTGCTGATCCTAATGGGATTCGTTCTTAGTGTGG AGTGTTCTACGTTTCGTGAGAAGTTGGCACATGGTAGTCGCCTGACAGTTGAGTTAccaacagaaacagaaagcCTGGAGTTCGTGCCTGCCGATGGATCCCCAGGTTACACCATATGGAAGCGTCTTCAACATTCACCATCTAAGGGAAGACTGACAGGAAGCATTCAGAATGATCATCGCTGGGAGCTTCCGCAGGTCACGTTTGATGACGAGGGATCTTACAATGTGCTGAATTACTGGAATAAGAAGAGCAAATCGGTTTTGTTGTTCGTCCAAA CTGCATATAAATACATCGATAGGGTGGCAGGAGAGGACCTCATAATCTATCTGGAAGGTAGCCGATATCAAGAAGCCAACTTGTTCTTCTCTGGAGAGTATGGGAATTTGACCCTTGTAAGGGACGGGAGCCCGGCAGCGGAGAACAATCCGGACTACGATGGGCGTGTGAAAGTGAGATCCAGTGGAATCGCCCTGTCACATGTCAACGTGTCTGATGTGGGTAGATACAACCTTACTGATAGGAGGGGACGAGTGGTTTCTATCACCAAGATGACACTAGTGG ATGCCCATGACTTCTCAGCTGGCAGGAGTTTGCTGAGCTTGCTTGCATTATTGGGTATTCCAGTTGGCATATGTTATTGCTGCAAGAAGAGGGGAAATTGTTGTAAGAAATCAAGCAACTGTGACAGACCTGTTCACAACACCAGCCCCTCTAATACCCCAACTGTGCCCCCTCCCTCCTACAATGATCCTTCTAATACCAGTGGCCTG AATTACACTCCAGTCTTTACAGGGGACGCTGGCTACCCACCTCAGCCTGCTATGCCTCCTGGCCCA GGTTTTAACACAGGTGATAACCCGATCTACCCACCTGTCTATCCACCCACACATCCTCCTCAGTGGACCAGTGATCAATACAATCCAACA AGCTACACCCCAATGATGACTTCTAACCCTACACCTGCCTCAGCCGTGAACATCGAGATGAAGAGCACATTGCCTGCAGACCCCCTTTCTGTGCCACAG GGACAACAGGCTTTAGGACCCACATCTGATCCCCTCCAGATCACTAATACTCCTAATCAGTTCCAGATTGATATGGGAAAAAACAACTTTCTTTAG
- the LOC114788676 gene encoding pre-mRNA-processing factor 19-like isoform X1, protein MSLVCAISNEVPEHPCVSPVSNQVYERRLIEKYIAENGVDPITGQPLSEEQLIDIKLSHPIRPKAPSATSIPAILKSLQDEWDAVMLHSFTLRQQLQTTRQELSHALYQHDAACRVIARLTKEVTAAREALATLKPQAGLVAPQTGPTQPSIVAAGEAMDVSEQVGMTPDIIQKLQDKATVLTTERKKRGKTVPEELVRAEDLSKYRHMASHVGLHSASIPGILSLDLCPSDTNKVLTGGSDKNVVVFDKREEQILATLKGHTKKVTSVIYHPSQSVVFSASTDSTIRVWSVSGGSCVQVVRAHEAGVTGLSLHATGDYLLSSSEDQFWAFSDIQTGRVLTKVTDETTGSALTCAQFHPDGLIFGTGTADSQIKIWDLKERTNVANFPGHSGPITAIAFSENGYYLATGAQDSSLKLWDLRKLKNFKTIALDNSYEVKSLVFDQSGTYLAVGGSDIRVYICKQWSEVLNFTEHTGVVTGVAFGEHAQFLASSGMDRSLKFYSL, encoded by the exons ATGTCTCTGGTTTGTGCAA TTTCCAACGAGGTCCCAGAGCATCCGTGTGTGTCCCCAGTGTCTAATCAAGTGTACGAGCGACGGCTGATTGAGAAATACATTGCTGAAAATGGAGTGGACCCAATCACTGGACAGCCATTATCAGAGGAACAGCTCATtgatattaaat tgtctCACCCCATCAGACCCAAGGCTCCCTCAGCCACCAGCATCCCAGCCATCCTTAAATCACTACAGGACGAATGG GATGCCGTGATGCTGCACAGCTTCACTCTGAGACAGCAGTTGCAGACCACACGCCAGGAGCTCTCTCATGCGCTGTACCAGCACGATGCTGCTTGCAGGGTTATTGCTCGCCTCACTAAAGAGGTTACAGCCGCCCGTGAAG CCCTGGCTACTCTGAAACCCCAAGCTGGGTTGGTGGCCCCCCAGACAGGACCAACTCAGCCGTCTATTGTG GCTGCTGGAGAAGCAATGGACGTCAGTGAGCAGGTGGGAATGACTCCAGACATCATACAGAAG CTGCAAGATAAAGCAACGGTTCTtacaacagagagaaagaag AGGGGCAAGACTGTTCCAGAAGAGCTGGTCCGAGCCGAAGACCTCAGCAAGTACAGACATATGGCATCTCATGTC GGCCTCCACAGTGCCAGTATACCTGGCATTCTGTCTCTGGACCTGTGCCCGTCAGACACCAACAAAGTACTTACGG gagGCTCTGATAAAAATGTAGTTGTGTTCGACAAGCGGGAGGAGCAAATTTTGGCCACACTAAAGGGTCACACAAAGAAGGTTACGTCTGTCATTTACCATCCTTCCCAG TCTGTTGTCTTCTCAGCCTCAACTGACAGCACAATCAGGGTGTGGTCGGTTTCTGGGGGCAGTTGTGTGCAGGTGGTTCGAGCCCATGAGGCAGGTGTGACCGGCTTATCACTCCATGCCACTGGAGACTACCTTCTCAGCTCCTCTGAAGATCAG TTTTGGGCCTTCTCTGATATACAGACGGGAAGAGTGCTCACAAAAGTCACTGATGAGACGACAGGAAGTG CACTTACTTGTGCCCAGTTCCATCCTGATGGGCTCATCTTTGGCACTGGTACTGCTGACTCACAGATTAAGATCTGGGATCTGAAAGAACGCACCAATGTGGCCAATTTCCCTGGTCACTCTGGCCCAATCACAGCTATTGCTTTCTCTGAGAATGGATACTACTTGGCCACTG GTGCTCAGGACAGCTCATTGAAGCTGTGGGATCTGAGGAAGCTGAAGAACTTCAAGACCATCGCCCTGGATAACAGCTATGAGGTGAAGTCTCTGGTGTTCGACCAGAGTGGTACCTACTTGGCCGTGGGTGGATCAGACATAAGAGTTTATATCTGCAAGCAGTGGTCTGAAGTGCTCAACTTTACAG aGCACACTGGAGTGGTAACTGGCGTTGCATTTGGGGAGCACGCCCAGTTTCTCGCTTCATCTGGCATGGACAGAAGTCTCAAGTTCTACAGTCTGTGA
- the tmem109 gene encoding voltage-gated monoatomic cation channel TMEM109, whose product MVGYVVSLILLTFSCTIVPLSSGHSSTSEDFSVPPGTQQNFRSVLTGLHKEAHGFLVGLIGEQAVKTSLQCVTGAVRFLSEGAASILTVFTGHIREFLDVTGIRVQLPFERVTPEGVVYVVQWTLLAVLCYWLLSCLVRLVVRVLRQTLWLLKLCGAVALFALILSDADASAETTAARLAGLVAACALLGVRPAYSKEDHTAHLEEQVRRLEKRLGDLELKRKAE is encoded by the exons ATGGTTGGTTACGTTGTCTCTCTGATACTCTTGACATTTTCCTGTACTATTGTGCCACTTTCGTCTGGACATTCCTCAACTTCGGAGGACTTTTCTGTACCTCCGGGGACACAGCAGAATTTCCGGTCGGTTTTGACTGGCCTGCACAAAGAAGCACACGGATTTTTGGTCGGTTTAATCGGAGAGCAGGCGGTGAAAACGTCACTTCAG TGTGTTACAGGAGCGGTCAGGTTTCTGTCAGAAGGAGCTGCCAGCATCCTGACTGTGTTCACAGGCCACATCAGAGAGTTCCTGGATGTTACGGGTATCAGAG TCCAGCTGCCCTTCGAAAGGGTCACTCCGGAGGGTGTGGTCTACGTTGTCCAGTGGACCCTCCTGGCCGTGCTCTGCTACTGGCTGCTTTCTTGCTTGGTGCGGCTGGTGGTCAGGGTGCTGAGGCAAACCCTGTGGCTACTGAAGCTGTGTGGGGCCGTGGCCTTGTTCGCGCTGATTCTGAGCGATGCGGACGCTAGTGCTGAAACCACAGCAGCGAGGCTGGCAGGACTGGTGGCCGCCTGTGCGCTCCTGGGCGTAAGGCCGGCATACAGCAAGGAAGACCACACGGCCCACCTGGAGGAGCAGGTCAGGCGGCTGGAGAAGCGGCTCGGGGATTTGGAGCTCAAGAGGAAAGCGGAGTAA
- the LOC114788676 gene encoding pre-mRNA-processing factor 19-like isoform X2, producing the protein MCYYSEVSNEVPEHPCVSPVSNQVYERRLIEKYIAENGVDPITGQPLSEEQLIDIKLSHPIRPKAPSATSIPAILKSLQDEWDAVMLHSFTLRQQLQTTRQELSHALYQHDAACRVIARLTKEVTAAREALATLKPQAGLVAPQTGPTQPSIVAAGEAMDVSEQVGMTPDIIQKLQDKATVLTTERKKRGKTVPEELVRAEDLSKYRHMASHVGLHSASIPGILSLDLCPSDTNKVLTGGSDKNVVVFDKREEQILATLKGHTKKVTSVIYHPSQSVVFSASTDSTIRVWSVSGGSCVQVVRAHEAGVTGLSLHATGDYLLSSSEDQFWAFSDIQTGRVLTKVTDETTGSALTCAQFHPDGLIFGTGTADSQIKIWDLKERTNVANFPGHSGPITAIAFSENGYYLATGAQDSSLKLWDLRKLKNFKTIALDNSYEVKSLVFDQSGTYLAVGGSDIRVYICKQWSEVLNFTEHTGVVTGVAFGEHAQFLASSGMDRSLKFYSL; encoded by the exons ATGTGTTACTACTCAGAAG TTTCCAACGAGGTCCCAGAGCATCCGTGTGTGTCCCCAGTGTCTAATCAAGTGTACGAGCGACGGCTGATTGAGAAATACATTGCTGAAAATGGAGTGGACCCAATCACTGGACAGCCATTATCAGAGGAACAGCTCATtgatattaaat tgtctCACCCCATCAGACCCAAGGCTCCCTCAGCCACCAGCATCCCAGCCATCCTTAAATCACTACAGGACGAATGG GATGCCGTGATGCTGCACAGCTTCACTCTGAGACAGCAGTTGCAGACCACACGCCAGGAGCTCTCTCATGCGCTGTACCAGCACGATGCTGCTTGCAGGGTTATTGCTCGCCTCACTAAAGAGGTTACAGCCGCCCGTGAAG CCCTGGCTACTCTGAAACCCCAAGCTGGGTTGGTGGCCCCCCAGACAGGACCAACTCAGCCGTCTATTGTG GCTGCTGGAGAAGCAATGGACGTCAGTGAGCAGGTGGGAATGACTCCAGACATCATACAGAAG CTGCAAGATAAAGCAACGGTTCTtacaacagagagaaagaag AGGGGCAAGACTGTTCCAGAAGAGCTGGTCCGAGCCGAAGACCTCAGCAAGTACAGACATATGGCATCTCATGTC GGCCTCCACAGTGCCAGTATACCTGGCATTCTGTCTCTGGACCTGTGCCCGTCAGACACCAACAAAGTACTTACGG gagGCTCTGATAAAAATGTAGTTGTGTTCGACAAGCGGGAGGAGCAAATTTTGGCCACACTAAAGGGTCACACAAAGAAGGTTACGTCTGTCATTTACCATCCTTCCCAG TCTGTTGTCTTCTCAGCCTCAACTGACAGCACAATCAGGGTGTGGTCGGTTTCTGGGGGCAGTTGTGTGCAGGTGGTTCGAGCCCATGAGGCAGGTGTGACCGGCTTATCACTCCATGCCACTGGAGACTACCTTCTCAGCTCCTCTGAAGATCAG TTTTGGGCCTTCTCTGATATACAGACGGGAAGAGTGCTCACAAAAGTCACTGATGAGACGACAGGAAGTG CACTTACTTGTGCCCAGTTCCATCCTGATGGGCTCATCTTTGGCACTGGTACTGCTGACTCACAGATTAAGATCTGGGATCTGAAAGAACGCACCAATGTGGCCAATTTCCCTGGTCACTCTGGCCCAATCACAGCTATTGCTTTCTCTGAGAATGGATACTACTTGGCCACTG GTGCTCAGGACAGCTCATTGAAGCTGTGGGATCTGAGGAAGCTGAAGAACTTCAAGACCATCGCCCTGGATAACAGCTATGAGGTGAAGTCTCTGGTGTTCGACCAGAGTGGTACCTACTTGGCCGTGGGTGGATCAGACATAAGAGTTTATATCTGCAAGCAGTGGTCTGAAGTGCTCAACTTTACAG aGCACACTGGAGTGGTAACTGGCGTTGCATTTGGGGAGCACGCCCAGTTTCTCGCTTCATCTGGCATGGACAGAAGTCTCAAGTTCTACAGTCTGTGA